Proteins found in one Sorghum bicolor cultivar BTx623 chromosome 1, Sorghum_bicolor_NCBIv3, whole genome shotgun sequence genomic segment:
- the LOC8081441 gene encoding uncharacterized protein LOC8081441 produces the protein MSAAATMTWHEDLATLVGDTGVRLPGGGGHAPAAANVAAAGAGWYGEEEEGRAEEGWAQQAKGFAESTAEMLRELGRGLWDVAAQSLAGAEDSELARRLRKRAAATGKRLSFMNEYLPEERDPVRCWLIVAAVAFVTLLVLGAGSDNETPVDLPKKLIIGPPSADRIQLPDGRHLAYEEQGVSANRARFSLIAPHSFLSSRLAGIPGISASLLEEFGVRLVTYDLPGFGESDPHLGRNLNSSALDMLYLANALNIPEKFWVVGYSGGGMHAWSALRYIPDRVAGAAMFAPMANPYDSKMTKDERRKTWDSWSTKRKLMHILARRFPSLLPFFYRQTFLSGKQGQPESWLSLSLGKKDKTLLEGPVFNAFWERNVAESVRQGDARPFVEEAVLQVSDWGFSLSDIQMQKKEARGIFELIKSLFNQAEREWVGFLGPIHIWQGMDDRVVSPSVAEFVRRSVPGATVHKLLDEGHFSYFCFCDECHRQIFSTLFGIPQGPINPAPQPSEVVSELTEETTVPDNATDQEQGKSGLP, from the exons ATGTCGGCGGCGGCCACGATGACGTGGCACGAGGACCTGGCCACTCTCGTGGGTGACACGGGCGTTCGCCTCCCCGGCGGCGGGGGGcacgcgccggcggcggcgaatGTTGCGGCGGCGGGGGCCGGGTGGTAcggggaggaggaagaggggaggGCGGAGGAGGGGTGGGCGCAGCAGGCGAAGGGGTTCGCGGAGTCCACGGCGGAGATGCTGCGGGAGCTGGGCCGCGGGCTGTGGGACGTCGCCGCGCAGAGCCTCGCCGGCGCCGAGGACAGCGAGCTCGCGCGGCGGCTCCGGAAGCGGGCGGCGGCCACGGGGAAGCGCCTCAGCTTCATGAACGAGTACCTCCCCGAGGAGCGCGACCCGGTGAGGTGTTGGCTCATCGTCGCCGCGGTCGCATTCGTCACACTCCTAG TTTTAGGTGCTGGGAGTGACAATGAAACTCCAGTAGACCTTCCCAAGAAACTTATCATTGGTCCCCCAAGTGCCGATAGAATCCAACTTCCTGATGGACGGCATCTGGCTTATGAAGAACAAGGTGTCTCAGCTAACAGAGCAAGATTTTCACTGATTGCTCCTCATTCTTTTCTGTCATCAAGGCTGGCAG GAATCCCTGGAATCAGTGCATCTCTTCTGGAAGAATTTGGAGTACGACTGGTGACCTATGATCTTCCTGGTTTTGGTGAAAGCGATCCACACCTAGGCCGGAATCTCAATTCTTCTGCACTGGACATGCTCTATCTGGCTAATGCTCTCAATATTCCGGAAAAGTTCTGGGTTGTGGGCTATTCTGGAGGTGGCATGCATGCCTGGAGTGCTCTTCGTTACATTCCTGATCGAGTTGCTG GTGCAGCAATGTTCGCACCTATGGCAAATCCATATGACTCCAAGATGACCAAAGACGAGAGGCGTAAAACATGGGATAGTTGGTCAACGAAACGGAAACTGATGCACATTTTAGCTCGGAGGTTTCCATCACTGCTACCGTTCTTTTATCGCCAAACCTTCCTTTCTGGAAAGCAAGGACAACCTGAGAGTTGGTTGTCACTGTCATTGGGGAAGAAG GACAAAACTTTACTGGAAGGTCCTGTGTTCAATGCATTCTGGGAAAGGAATGTTGCGGAGTCTGTGCGTCAGGGAGATGCAAGGCCATTTGTAGAGGAAGCTGTGCTGCAAGTATCTGACTGGGGTTTCAGCTTATCTGACATCCAAATGCAGAAGAAAGAGGCTCGAGGCATTTTTGAACTCATCAAGTCTCTTTTCAATCAGGCTGAAAGAGAGTGGGTGGGATTTCTGGGCCCAATACATATATGGCAG GGGATGGACGACCGAGTGGTCTCGCCGTCAGTGGCTGAATTTGTGCGGCGGTCGGTTCCAGGGGCTACGGTCCACAAGCTTCTTGATGAAGGCCACTTCTCATACTTCTGCTTCTGCGACGAGTGCCACAGGCAGATATTCTCCACGCTCTTCGGCATTCCCCAGGGCCCAATCAACCCTGCGCCGCAACCCAGCGAGGTTGTTTCAGAGCTCACCGAAGAAACAACAGTACCAGACAATGCCACAGATCAGGAACAAGGAAAATCAGGCCTGCCCTGA